The Thalassotalea sediminis genome includes the window AAAAGCCAAGTTGCTCAAACATTCAGTAAGGCGGACTCGGTCATCTTATTGAGCTTTTTTATAGCAATAGCATGGGTCATTTGGGGAGTTATTGCCAAAGGCTATTATATTCCTGAAATTGCTAGTCAATTTTTTACCATGGGTATTATCATCGGTTTTATTGCCATTTTAAGTAAGCGGCTTAACGTAAACCAAGTAGCAAATGCATTCAAAAAAGGGGCGCAAGAGCTATTACCTGCTGCAATGATAGTAGGTATGGCGAAAGGGATCGTCATCATATTAGGTGGTGATCAAGCTGATGAAGCTTCGGTACTAAATACTATTTTATATACTGCATCAAATGTCATCGGTGAATTACCGACCGTACTTTCTGCGCTGTTAATGTTTATATTTCAGTCGATCTTTAACTTTTTTATCGCATCAGGATCAGGTCAAGCGGCGTTAACTATGCCATTAATGGCTCCTCTTAGTGATTTAGTTGGAGTTAGCAGACAAATAGCAGTACTTGCATTCCAACTAGGTGATGGCCTTACAAACCTTATTATTCCAACATCAGCGTCGTTAATTGGTTGTTTAGGTGTTGCTCGCATAGATTGGGGTGTTTGGGCAAAATTTATCGCTAAGTTTATGTTAGTGATAATGTCTGCCGCTAGCTTATTTATTATTACAGCAGTAATGATTAACTTTGCTTAATCAAACTGTATAAAGGACGTTTTATGAAATTATTTAGACAGGCTGACGTTTATGCACCTGAACCACTCGGCATCAACGATGTATTAGTAGCGGGTGGTAAAATTATCAAAATTGCCAAAGATTTATCTCCATTTTTGGATTTAGATATCGAAGTTATTGACGTTAACCAGTCGCTGTTAGTACCAGGTTTTGTAGACTCGCTTGTACATATAACAGGAGGTGGTGGTGAAGGTGGTTTTGCAACAAGAACCCCCGAAATGAAGATAGAAGAAGCTATTGCTGGTGGTGTTACAACAATCATTGGCGTGCTTGGCACAGACTCAATTACTCGCAGTCTCGAAAACCTATTAGCTAAAACTTACGCCCTAGAAGAGCAAGGAATAAGTGTTTTTTGTTATACCGGTTCTTACCATATCCCTGCAGTTACGATCACTGAGTCTGTCACTAAAGATATTATGCTCATCAATAAATTTATTGGTATTGGGGAAGTAGCTATTGCCGATCACAGAAGTTCTCAAATTACTGTACAAGAATTGGCTCGTTTAACATCAGAAGCACGCGTTGCTGGAATGCTAGCGAATAAGGCTGGTATTGTTAGTATTCACGTAGGTGATGAACCCAGCGGTTTGTCAATACTGCACCAAGTAACAGAACAAACGGATATTCCCATAACACAGTTTTACCCTACTCATATTAATCGTACCAGCAACTTATTATCTCAAGGTATTAAGTTTGCACAAGCAGGTGGTTTTTTAGACTTTACCACCAGTACTAATGAACAAATATTAGCGTCTGGTGAGGTTAAAGCAGCACAAGCTCTAGCTATGTGTTTAGATAAAGGTATTAATGTGTCTCAATTAACGATGAGCTCTGATGGTAATGCGAGCCTGCCTGTATTTGATGAACAAGGAGCATTGATTGATCTTCAAGTAGGCGAAGTAAAGAGTCTTCACCTATCGTTTGTCGAAGCGGTTACTGAATTTGATGTACCGATAGACACAGCTTTGACTACCATCACAAAATCACCAGCTAACATATTAAAACTGCAAAACAAAGGAAGAATACAACAAGGGTATGACGCTGATATAAACCTACTCAATAAGTCAACGTTAGCGGTTAGCTCTGTGTATGCAAAAGGCATTAAAATGACTTAATTAATCGGTAGTATTAAAACACTAACGCCAACATCATGCTTATAAAAAGCTTAAGTAATTATAAGAGACTTACTTAAGCTTTAACTTAACTTTTATGAGCCCTTCCAAAATTTAACTCAAAGTTAGAAGCGTAGATAACAGCTTTGACTCATCTAGATGACATTTATCATTATTTCAGTTAAGCAGAATTTAAATAGTAAAAACAGTTCACTAATAAATCTGCAATGTGGAACTGATTTTGCTCAACATAATGTATGTTATTTACCGTATTTGGCTTATTTCATAGTTACAATATAAACGGCCAGCATGTCCTGTTTTACTATTAGTCGACAATGGTAAAAACTGAAAACCTTTCAATTCGCCCTCATTAATGCAACGTGTAAACACTTTGCGCTCAAAAATTAAAGTCGATTCTATTTGTGGACTATCTAAGAATAGAAATTTTACTTCTTTAAGTTGCTAAGTGCCTTTGAATACCTGCTCATTATACAATTAATTTGACGCATCCCACACATCTTCTTCAATATGAAAGTGACCATTTTTTAGTAACACTAAGGTGCTAGAGTTTAGACAATTTCGCACTGAATATTCACTTATCAATGGGATTTTGTAGGCATTTTTTACGTGTAAAATATCAGAACTTTTTACATCATTTGATATAAGGTACAGACCCATATTTTTTGCAGTAAAACTTTGCTTACTTGCAAGGCTTAGCCCGGTATTCGCTATAGAAAAGCCGAGTTTATTAACGAGTAACATAACATGTTCAGCGTTTTGCTTACTGCCGTTGCTCGGTGCATAAATTAAAGTATTATCACCAATAGTTTTTGGAAACGGTAATCTATTTACATCAACGACCATGTCAGTATTAGTTAACGACTATTACAGTACGTTAATTTCGGATCGTTGAAGATGTTTTCCATATAAATGTACCGTCGTCGGAGCACTACAGCCAACGATAAGTTCCAAAAAGCTATATTTTATAAAAACAAGTAACTTCTTCATATTATTAATAATTATTTCGTGCTATCCGTGGCATTTTATACAACTATGCCTAACTCACGTATAATTTTTTTCAAAATATAACTACACTATAAAAAGCGATGTTTAATAGTATCATTCATTAGACAAAGCGCATTTAAAACAATAATCAATAAAAATAAGAAGGTAAATATGACGCAAGAAACAAAAGTACCAAAATGGTTTTATATCGTAGGTATCATCGCGCTTATTTGGAATATGCTAGGGCTGATGGCTTTTGTAGGCCATATTATGATGACACCAGAAATGATAGCTAAACTTCCAGAGGCTGAACAAGCTCTTTATCAGAATAATCAGCCATGGGCGACAATCGCCTTTGCCACAGCCGTTATCACTGGCACTCTTGGCTGTATTTTAATATTACTAAAAAAAGCGTTGGCAAAAAGTCTATTTATTCTGTCATTTGTCGCCGTTATTGTTCAAAACTTTCACGCTTTTTATATTATCGACTCACTGGCTGTTTACGGCAGTACGAGTGTGATCATGCCCTCTTTAGTTGCTATTGTAGGCCTATTACTCATTTGGCTATCAACAAAGGCAACTCGTCGAGGATGGTTAAAGTAATTTTAGTGTCAGGTTAATGATCATTAAGCCATGCTAAAACTGCAGGAAAATGATCATTAACGGCTTGTGCATCCGTTAATATGTTAATGTGATCATAATCTTTCAAATTTCCGGCACGTTTAGAGAGCAAGCTTACTTTAGCGTCAGGTTTAGTCTCTTCAACAAAAGCTTTTACGTCGTCAATATGGCCAAGTAAATCATCTTTTAAACCGGTTAAATGCCAGGTTGAAGGCCATACGGTTTGTTTCGCGGCTTGTCCATAGTCAAACTTATCTTCGGGATCATGCCATGGGTTAGGCTTAACCCAGTAGGTGCATTGATGTAAAAACCGACGTGTTTCATTATCTGCACCAAATTTTAGCTTAACGGCATCAATGTAACCTTTACGTTTTGCTAAAAACGGCGCTATTCGATTGAACAATAGATCAACTTTCCAAAACTTATTAAATGTTTTTCGAAATAGACTGCGTTTTGTGCCAAAACAAACAAGTTTACCAATATGCTTTTGCATTAAAGGAAAACGCGCAAAGCTACTACAAAAGATAACACCTCCCCAAGAGTGACAAATAACGTGCATCGGTTGGCCTGTTTTCTCAGCAACAAATTTAACAAGGTTTGGAACGTCATCAATAATCATTTCATGTTGGCCGTGCGCCGTTGTTTCTTGTAACGTTGGTGTGCTTTGACCTTTACCTCTAAAATCAGGTACATAAACATCAAACCCTTGCTGAGCAAGATAACATGCTAGGCCTTTACCAGACTCGGTATAGAATATTTTGCCATTCTCTATTGTGCCATGAAGCATCAAAATGGGCGTTCCACCCTGTTTTTTGAATATATGGCGTACGTGAAGTTTGTGATTTTCACTGGTAACAAATAAAGATTCTTGCTTCATTATATATTCGCTTATTTATATGATGTTTAACGAACCGACAACATCGTATTTAACACATAAGCTACCTTACACAACAAGAGGTCAGACCTCAATACAAGTGTACTTATTTAGTAGACACTTACTTACGAATTCGTGGTTTAAATGTCATCCACGTACCAACACCTGCAAGTATCACGACAAGTATCAAGCCAATAACACCTAAATACTGGTCTATTGTTTTGTGCCCTGTCCAGCGTAAATAATGAATGTTATACATGGTATTGATAAAGTGCGTATCTTGCCCTTGCTGACGTAAACTCAATTGCTGCCAGTTTAAGGTAATGTTGACATCTGTCGTGGTAACCG containing:
- the iadA gene encoding beta-aspartyl-peptidase; amino-acid sequence: MKLFRQADVYAPEPLGINDVLVAGGKIIKIAKDLSPFLDLDIEVIDVNQSLLVPGFVDSLVHITGGGGEGGFATRTPEMKIEEAIAGGVTTIIGVLGTDSITRSLENLLAKTYALEEQGISVFCYTGSYHIPAVTITESVTKDIMLINKFIGIGEVAIADHRSSQITVQELARLTSEARVAGMLANKAGIVSIHVGDEPSGLSILHQVTEQTDIPITQFYPTHINRTSNLLSQGIKFAQAGGFLDFTTSTNEQILASGEVKAAQALAMCLDKGINVSQLTMSSDGNASLPVFDEQGALIDLQVGEVKSLHLSFVEAVTEFDVPIDTALTTITKSPANILKLQNKGRIQQGYDADINLLNKSTLAVSSVYAKGIKMT
- a CDS encoding alpha/beta fold hydrolase codes for the protein MKQESLFVTSENHKLHVRHIFKKQGGTPILMLHGTIENGKIFYTESGKGLACYLAQQGFDVYVPDFRGKGQSTPTLQETTAHGQHEMIIDDVPNLVKFVAEKTGQPMHVICHSWGGVIFCSSFARFPLMQKHIGKLVCFGTKRSLFRKTFNKFWKVDLLFNRIAPFLAKRKGYIDAVKLKFGADNETRRFLHQCTYWVKPNPWHDPEDKFDYGQAAKQTVWPSTWHLTGLKDDLLGHIDDVKAFVEETKPDAKVSLLSKRAGNLKDYDHINILTDAQAVNDHFPAVLAWLNDH